Part of the Lotus japonicus ecotype B-129 chromosome 6, LjGifu_v1.2 genome, AGACCATGTGTTTGGCTTTAGTGTTCATGTCTTGCATATGGTCCTCTAGTAGTGTGACTGGTTTGTAGAATATTTTTGGGGTTGCACCCCTCCatttcaacaaaaaataattcatgCATGTAAGTTTTGTCCATTTATTTTCAATCTCAAGCCACTTTTAGATGGTGACACCAACACGATTATGGGCCACATTTTATAAGTGCCGAATAATTGCCTTAGGCCTAATACATGTTATGGGCCTGCTTATCAATTAAAGCCCATATTGAAACGCAACATCTAACTGTTCttcgataaaaaaaaaagtcagtCTGTTTAGAAAAATTTATAGAGTTAACAAAGTTTTTGGCTTGTAGTGCCTTATGTGTTTCTGGTTTCCTTGTTCCTCTGCTGGGCTTTTGCCAGCTTATTTTAATGGAAAGTCcatctttgaccaaaaaaaatatgttactaAATAGTGGATGAAATTGATGTCGACAAATTTTACTGTTCATTGTAGATTAAGCTGTGCATGGATTTCAATATGAGCTTAATAATACATTAACTGTCCCATTTCTCCACatcagaaaatattttattcttttaattaaaattaaagtcaaatgtaattatctctcctacgtggcatgctttgattggatgactgtgtaaaactattttacactgtcagtgcatatccattaaactcaaaaaTTATTGATTCAAACTTAAATAAATGCTTATCTTATGAAAAAAATCACCTTCGATAGTTAATTGGTTATTATAACTTCAATGACATCCTTGATCATTTTAATCAACATGAGTGGACTAAGAAAAGTTCAAAAATAAAGATACACCGACCTATGGGATGTTACAATTAAACATACCAACCAAACAATTGGGTTGGATTTGATTGGTTTATGATTAgtctttttataatttttacaaTCACTATAGATAAAAACCTTAAACTAACATGTTATCACTTCTGGGAAGAAGTTATGATTCTTGGCTCAGCCAAAATCATTTTTGGGATAAACTATAAATAAACATATCTTTAATATCTGTAGGAATTATGAAACCAAACACCTACTAATTATTCCACTATGAACCGCGTTTACACATGTAGGAAGCAGTAACCGACACAATCGGTTAAAAACTATGAGTGTAAGCTTTGATTACCTCCAAGAAATATATGTGGACACTTTCTGGAGCCCACAATTTTGGACCACTCCCATTTCCCCTTCTATCTACAACCAATTGATTAGGTGGAGGTTGTATTTTACTCAATTCCTCACCTCTAAATAAATTTAACTATTACTCACGTATGTTACTCTAAAGTGAAAGAGTCATATTATAGGTATAAGTAAATCTTTTTTTATATTGATTAAATTTCAAAGTAGGtaatcatttttaatatttgtgataATTATACTTGTTCTGTAAAATGATTCTCTAACTTTATAGAGCCAAATTTGATAAACATTACGTCGGAGACACGTGTGCATTCATCATGTGGTAGTGTATGATCATTATTACACACAACTAAACGATCATAGAGTCCATCGTACAAATATGACTAGCATATCAATGATACTGCTGATGGTAAATATTTTGCAACATGAATTTGACACTTAAATTAATTACTAATACTATTTATAGAGATTGATGAACTTGCATAGAGTCAACAAGGTTGGGCGTGCCAACCAAAAACGGCACATGCGTATGCATCACACTGCATGCTGAGTTGCAAAGCCATCAAACACTGTGTGACTACATATATTAACACACACCCTTCAGTTCCGGCTACCTCCACTACTCTTCACCTTCTCTTAACGACAACACTGACAAGAAATCCAACCTTCTAAGTCTACGTGTTAGCATTTGATTGGTGAGAGTTTTCTTCTTAAGAttgatttcctttctctttcctCTTTGTTATTGCTCTCTAGTCTCTTTAATTCTGTCCCCATTCACATCATCATTTTCTTCTGAGCCTCAGATCTGAACTCTCATCCACAACCATGGCTCCAGAAAAGGTACTTTCATTTCAATTGTTTTCTGAAACCACCACTCTTTATTACATAATATTTGATTCTTGTGGTCCTTGTTTGTGAAATGAAAATTGGATACATCATCAATTGGTTCTAAGCTTGTTCTAATGGGTGATTTTCTTGAACACATTCATTCAGGTAACCCTCATGAAGCTCAAGGTTGATCTTGAATGTGAGAAATGCTACAAAAAGGTCAAGAAAATTCTCTGCAAGTTCCCTCGTGAGTTCACCACATTCTTAATTTCTACTTTCtcatatatataaatttaattagactttttatttattagtacATGACAGAAGATATCAAATtgagttaagttttgttttaatttttatgaacAATAGAAATTCGAGACCAGAAGTACGACGAGAAGGACAACATTGTGTTCATTACCGTGGTATGCTGTAGCCCTGAGAAGATTAGGGACAAGCTATGTTGCAAAGGTGGGGGTACCATCAAGAGCATTGAGATAGTGGAACTGCCGAAGCCCAAACCGCCTGAgcctgagaagaagaaggaggccgACAAGCCCAAGGCGGCTGAGCatgagaagaagaaagacggggaaaagccCAAGGCTGCTGCTGAgcctgagaagaagaaggattCCGAGAAGCCCAAGGCGGCGGAGcctgagaaaaagaaagatggggACAAGGAAAAGCCCAAGTCAGATGGGCCAAAGAAGGGAGATGAGAAGCCCAAGGACAAACCCGCACCCGGTCCGATACCGGTCCACCCAGTGGGGCCACCGCCAATGGCAGTGCCAGTTGGGATGATGTATGCTCCAACTCCTTGTTACGAGGGCAGGCCTGCCGGGCCGGGCTTCTATGAGTATGGTGGGCCGATGCCATGTTATGACGGGTATTATGCGAGGCCCGTTTATGATAGTTATGGTGGAAGCAGACCCTATTATGTGAACAATCGGTGTGATCAGTATTTCAGTGAAGAAAATCCAACAGGGTGCTCAATTATGTGATCATCACCACATCCACGCCATTGCACATTCTCTCAACTCCAATCATGTTCTTCAAGTAACTATTTCTTTGTATTTGTTTTTAAGGTTCATATCATATGTTTCATAGGAAAGATAAAAGGAATGACTATGAGTTGGTGAAATAATAAAAGGTTATTTAGAGGGGATTAAATGCTAAGATGCATGTTATTTCGTTACAAGTTTGATAAATTAATAAAGTTTCTCTACATATCTATATAGCAATCAAGTTTGTGTAGTGGGATTTGCCTTTCTAgattgattttgttgttgaaaTTAATACATTTTCTAACCACAATCGCTACTAGTACCTTTTTTAAGTCATGCTGTTAATTCTTCCATTTGTATGCTTTTGCTATGAGAATTTGTAGTTAGGACTTAGGAAGCTGGCAGCTAAAATGACCTTAGCACAAAATGTCATGTAGATAAACTCGAATTAGTGCTGGCAGCTAATCATGCATTAGTGGTTATTGATCAATGATGACCTCAGTGGACAATGACAATTTGACAACCACGATCTTCTTTTTCCATACCAGCAGTTTTGGCTTTTCCCACATACTACTATTAGATCCATGAACCTACAGAAGAAAAAATACTATTAGAAGAAAATGTATGTTTCTTATAGCAGAAGGGAATTTGGGAAGGGATCAAGGGACGTCTCCATCAAAGAGACAAAAGTTGTTTTCACCTAAAGATAATGTTACATATTTTATCAATACTTTACGGTTCATAGTTCATTTTTGAAAATTCAACTCtttatatatagttttttttttgaactaactCTTTATACTTTGTTAGTTGTACCAAATAAGCTCTTCTTCCTTGATTTACAAGCAGCTTAGTTATTTTTcgtttgatattttttattactTTCAACCCCTAAATACATAGCTTTTTGACAATTTGAAAAAGGTGATTAGGTAGAATTATAAAAATGGTAACGTCTAGTTGGCAATTATGTGTTGAGGAAACAAACATGGAATATTGTATGCAGCAAAGGCCATGTAGCACTCAGCAGAGGAAATGGGGTCTCTGAATTAATTATCATACGAAGATGAGGTCATAGAATTTTATATAATACtataaacaataaataatatGTGCAGCCTCCACAAGGAACCAAAACCTCAATTATAGGTCATCCATGATCCACCACCATCATTTCAAGAATCTTTTGAAGTTACGATGCCACCATAATTTTTGTCACCTTCTTCCTCAAGCATCACATGCTTTTGGACAGATAcgagaaataaataaattagctTGTTTTTAAGGAAGCTACTTGTTCTCAGTGTCATTAAGAGGATATGATCAGAAATTATCTGAGACTTTATGAAGACAGAAATTAAGAACTGTGTCGGCAGGGTCAGGTGTtaatgaaatccatacaatgaATTCCAATCAGTAAAAAGTGTATGAGCTTGTCTCTAGCTAAAACAATAGTACAATTATTGAATGACTTACAATATCATTCATAAGCA contains:
- the LOC130722680 gene encoding protein PYRICULARIA ORYZAE RESISTANCE 21-like; protein product: MAPEKVTLMKLKVDLECEKCYKKVKKILCKFPQIRDQKYDEKDNIVFITVVCCSPEKIRDKLCCKGGGTIKSIEIVELPKPKPPEPEKKKEADKPKAAEHEKKKDGEKPKAAAEPEKKKDSEKPKAAEPEKKKDGDKEKPKSDGPKKGDEKPKDKPAPGPIPVHPVGPPPMAVPVGMMYAPTPCYEGRPAGPGFYEYGGPMPCYDGYYARPVYDSYGGSRPYYVNNRCDQYFSEENPTGCSIM